DNA from Phragmites australis chromosome 16, lpPhrAust1.1, whole genome shotgun sequence:
cctacacctatgacttacgcttcttcatgtgtaccaactaccaatacgataaGCCTCAATATGgatcgtatgagtacccaccggtataccgacaaagatcagccacatctttcccgatttcacgcactgttttactaatctctcatctttttttatttgtccagtctcctccacctatctgtgactttattgaatggctcgacattgagcaaaatgaagaccagaagcggtgggtcgacatgaccatgcggtggaggagggaagcttacacACGTCggaagtacgagcaacagcaagagaaaCTACGTCTGAAGCtgcaggaagaagagcgtatgaggaaggcaacacatgaccataccgcggctcaggcccgcgaagctgagagggcaaggaagcgggagagggcccgtcgcgctaaggcggcaggtcctgatgtcctgcgaaagggcaaatatcctaggtgcactcagtagagagtatctaatgtaacccagTATGTTTCCactctctaaggcatgttatgattaggagcggcgcACTATTAAGTAGGTCTTTATACGAAttgtacatgccacctttttttttgtcttcgtGGTTACAGTCCCGTATAATATTTTTCACCGTATGTATAATCTTATGTTTATCGTCGTTTGTAACCCCATTGccacgtaatatgctgcgagtgcttcacatatataatttgttaaaaaaattgattttttattctcccaACAATATATAGACTAGTCCAAAATATCAACATATGTACAACGATCcatattttccaaaataccccttccCCATTATACCGTAttgatcacttttttaccattttaattctaaattttacaacatatcaatttcaaatattgagcaatacaaatgtacaattaaaaaaatcaaagctGGCCCTACCcgctctctcagagggcggtaaggggtagCCCTATCACCGTGGcactccttaccgccctctgaaagggctgtAAAGCAGgcgtctatttttacaaatattgtcctgaggagtctatttatttaattttttaataaaaaaatataaaaaaaactcggtgATCGCCTACGTGGTGGCGCACCAGCAGGGCCGGCTCAGCTCGAGCAGTGGCTCAACCGGCCAGGCATACGGGCAGGAGGCCCAGCTGTTTGAAGGCAGCCGGCGGATGGAGCTCGCGGGTGCAGAGGCCCACGGTGGCTGGCGGGCCTGTGAGGAGGCTGCTACGGCCCAGTCGCGGCACACAGCCGAGAGCAGATGGGCTGGCCATGCACACGGGTCCGGGAGCGCAGCCCACGCGGTGGATCGAGCGGGAGCAGGCCGTGTGGCGTGCGTGTGTTGTCTCGGTTGAGGGCTACTGTGCCCACTACAAAAGGAACCGACGAGAGCACAGTACAGCAGCAGAGAACAGAGGGAGGAATAGAATAGACTAGAGAGAACTAATCTAGGTTTTGGGGACTCCTTTCAGGGATGTTTTGATGTGCATTTTGTGAATATAACCATAAAATGAAGATTAAATCCTATTAAGTTTTTCTCTGTGTTCATTGCTTCCATGTTTCTCAGTGATTTTCAGTGGATCACTTATTCGATGCGATTTGTGTTGATTTGATCCATCAAAAATCATTTTAGAGCATCACGGTAACTCTGTGAAAAGTTTGATTAGtccatttttttaattcttatgCTATTTATGTTTGATCTGTTTTCGTCATAgtatgtataagaattttatatctttaaaattagaggtataattgatttgattcttaTAGTAATAGTTTCGTATGATTATCTATGTCTACAGAAAAATTTAGGGCAATCTTAACATTTTTATTCTCCTAATAGATGTTTATCCTGAACTGAATTTCACAATTAAatcaaatatttaattaaagtaatttatttttgaatttagcttCTGCATTCATTCACTTTCTCTAATTAGGTATTTTACGTGTATTCGATAACCAAAATTTGTAAGCTAGCTCTTGTAGATATTTCATATTTGCCCAAAAAATCCTTTCAAAAACTACGTATATATTTGGATGAAAGTGATGGAGTGAACGGCGCGTGCGGGTCTAAACACCCACATAACACACCAAATGCAGTTCTAGCTGGTGTGAACACGATGACCCGATCGAGTTCCACGTCGACACTTTATATACTGTGATCGAAGACGATGACCTGCAGCTATCCCTGTCTACCTTTCTGCATTGGTCACTCAGCTCTGATCTGATACTATTGTTACGCTAGCTTATCTACACACACgcatcattcatgcatgcatgtaccgTTTCGATCCCAAGCTCTTTCTGCTGTGGAACCATCGATGCATATATAGATCGCGTTATGACAGATGGTTTTTAATGGATATCACAGATGTTGAACGAAGCCATTTATATGAGAGTATATATGTACTGAGCATATCATTTATAGGTAACCATTCATATTACATATGATATAACACAACCGATTCttattagttttttaaaaaataatatttttaggatAGGAAAGATAAAAAATTGCATCAAGTCATAAGTCATATGTTTTTTTCGCACGTGCAGTTTATAGGTATCGAGCATATGACCTTATATCTTACGCGTAGCTTCCTTATCATCTTAGTTGTATATCATTCCTAATAGTAGCTTCCTTATCCTTTGATCCTTAATAATTATTTGAGTACCTAAataactttaaataaaaaaatataaattataaagTTATTGATCTTGTtgaaaactataattttcacaTAAAAAGTTTCTTCACCTGACTTCGTATGAATTTTCTAATATGTACTATAGACGgatatttataaaaatcatatgtctACGAGAGCGAGAACACACCTGTAATTTTACTAAAAAGCCATATGTGTCTAGATGGCTACTagacacatataattttttaagcCATATGTATCGTTCAACAacacaaataattttttcagGTATAGTGAAAATGGCactattagactatgattataattttggtgattaataacaatatagtcattgaatATTGTCAGGAATATATGATTAGCatgtctcatagatgcaatacatgaataagCTACCaaagccgggataaagtttgattaaattaaaaaagTTCTAGGGAAAATGACTACACCAGATAGTTCCGTGATACAACAAGTATACACACCAGAATATTTTACAGAAGGATGTAAAACTGAGCTGAAATGAGATTGTACTCaccaaaaggtccggtgatcagaatcAGTGTACATCGGAGCATTTAATAGAAAATCTGCAACTgtcgaagactgaagatcaatacactggAAAGTCCGATGATAAAAAGATAGTGAACACAAGAGTGTTTTCTAGAACTCAGAGAAGGTGAAGCTATGCACACTGGAAGAttcggtgatcagaagatcaatacaccggatAGTTGAACAGTGAAGAAATTGGCTTggtcaggctcaagtatacatAATAGATAGTCCGATGACAGAGATTAAAtatacaccagacaatccggtgttcataagTGATTCTGAGTGAAttctaacagctagtttatGAGGTCGTAcatatcggatggtccagtactTGTATCACGATATACACCGGATCATACGGTGTTCATAGTAAAGCACATTAAGCTGTTAGAGCAACGGATGGTTCGGTGTCCTAATTTAACCTCTCTTAAGATATCACCGTTCCTCGTATCAAGAAAATCGTCAATGTCTAGGAGCAGTCAATACACAAACGATCTTTTGTTAAAACCGTCAATGTATTCTCGCTCTCTTAGACGGCTGAAAATATCACAAACACTTTTTTTTAATCGTCACTGTGTAATTCATCAATGATAGCTTTTAAATAATTATCTGTGATTCTGTATCTGCTATTACTGTTTCTACGCAGCGATGGATCAACCGATATATGGTTCAGCGATGATAAAATCCAGCATTAAACACGCACCGAACATGACCGATGTATCGTGAGCGCAAGATCATCGACCTGGCAACAACCAATTTGATCCGTACGTAATTAAAACCCAATGAGTTAGCCATCGACTGGCTTGATCTCGATCGACCATCTAGCTAGCAAATGAACTGATCGAGAGCTCGCTAGCGAGCAGTGGCGGATCGTAGCCACGAAGtaggagattttttttctcttctttttctccgacttcttttcttttcttcttctttcccatctataccaaaaaaaaaaatgaaaggggTTTGAGAGCTCTAGTGCATCCGGAGCAGTGAATCCACCCCTGCTAGCGAGCTAGTATATATGCACGCGCCATACAAGCCATTCTTGCCGGCCCATTTCCTCTCATTCCTCTCGTCGTCCGGCGTCGTCCTCTGCTTGCCCCTTCCGGCCGTTCTATATTTCGTTATAGCTAGCGTCCATGCAGATGGAGATGAGAGCTCTAGTTCTTGCGGCCATGGCCGCGGTGCTCcaagcggcggccgcggcggtgaCGACCTACACGGTGGGCGCGCCGAACGGGCTGTGGGACCTGCAGACCAACTACGCCGAGTGGGTCGCCACCAAGACCTTCCACCCCGGCGATAACATCAGTGAGTAGATCGCGCGCCTCTTTACATCGATCAGTTAGTTTCTACACATGCATGTCGACTGGCTCGTGCATGCATGCGCGCAGCGTTCACGTACTCGCCGGAGCTGCACGACGTGGTGGAGGTGAGCAAGGCCGGGTACGACGCCTGCTCCAGCATCAACAACGTCTCCGCCTTCCGCACCGGCAACGACGTCGTCCCGCTCACCGCCGTCGGCACGCGCTACTTCCTCTGCGGCCTCACCGGGCACTGCGACAGCGGCATGAAGATCCGGGTCGACGTCGTCGCCGCGGCCGGCTCCTCGCCAGGCCCAGCCGCCGCGGCGCCGacgtccgccgccgcctcgtccgCCACTGGGATCGTTGGCCTCGGCGTCCTACTAGTAGCCGTGCAGGACGCCATCGTCTCTCGTGCATTACAGTTCTCAATTGTTTAGGGTTGCAACTTCCGTTGTGTTTGTGTATTTCATTTCATTTCGTctagtttgtttgtttgtttcagctgcaTGCATGTATCTGTACACTTTGTTATTTGAAGATCTCAGAGATTTGCTTAATTGTACCATCTTAAATTTCTACCAAATATTGATTTTCTTTGCTAGGTGATCATGCTATATTTGGCATCGCATCCCAGCTAGTACCCCATtgtcaaaatttaaaacttttactaacgataacttttaaaatatttaatttgaaaacttTAAAATTATATAGGTAGATTTGTcattaaaaatgttttcataatatcataaattttattaattttataaatatattttgataagaaATTATGGCCAAACATATGCATTATAGACTGTGTCATAtccaaaacaacatatatttatatatggagagagtattttatttttaaaattgtcCTTGTCGAACACGCAAGGTTACAATCTTTAATTGACATGGATATTGTTATATCATCTGGTAATTATTTTCTGGAGCTTAACAACTAATCCGAAGTGAACAAAAAAGTCCACAGCACATTAAGTATTTGCCTGAAATGGATCACTATACTTAGTAAGTGATGGTTATGTGTTTGACTTGTGTGGAGTTTGTGAAAGTTACTTGAAAACAAGCAGGCTTAACTTGACCTGTCAACAACCTATGCCTTTTTTGACAATACGGCACCGAATTGAACATCATCAGTACTTACTAACTGTTTGATCTGAAACTGCGCCCTCATCAGCACTATTATACACATGTGCTTCATCGTTTGACATGTACCAGATCCCAAGACCAATTTACCCTTGACTGTAGTTTTAGGATAAGACTTCTTAGATCCATATGCGCGGGAATTAAACTGAATCCTATGAATGAAATTCCTAATTTCAAATCGGCGTGTAAATGTTTTGCGTGtttgaaagaagaagaaggaaaaagttCACTTTACCTATTTGAACTATCGGTCCAATTTGATTGACCACCCGCAACGGGAATAACAGAAATAGAATCCCTCTCATACTTGGAAACCGGATGTGGAATCTTCTAGAGCCGAatctaagtgggttttgatcCGACGTGGCACATAAATCCCTATTTTGGCTCGATGTGGTGCATAAATCCCTATTTTGGGCGGCGCCATCCACCGAAGCTCCGCGCGGAGGCACTCGTAGTCTGGATTGTTCCCACTCTGCCCTCCCTTCCACGGCAGCGCCTCGATCATGCCACATGGCAACATCGACACCATCGATAGTGCTCCTGGTGCCAGCGCGCACGACTTCCTTGGTCTATAGCTAGACATCGAACTCGAGGGCCTTCCTGAGCTCGTGGCAATGCGGGTTGCGGCACCGACAGTGCGGGAGTCAGTGACAGGAgaggaaggcggcggaggagagcATGGCCGCCGCGTGCGAGGTAGGGCAGCGCGACGACGACGGGAGAAGTGTGCAAGCAAGGAGGCGAGCATGAAGACAAGTGCGAAGAGCACGGGCAATAGGATGAGGAGATCAAGTGTTGCTGATGATGGCGTGTGCCTGCACGTCGACGGCGACAGGGAGACAGAGACATGATGaccatggtggtggtgggccCCACCTTCGCCGGCTGAggagtgggaggaggacgtGGGGCGCATCGCCATGGCGGTGGAGGCAGTGTGGTGGGGGGACAGGAATGGCTGAACCATGAAGCGTTCGACGAGGGGCGGGGGATTACACGGTTTGATTTGCTGGAATTAAATTGGGATGAAGCAAATGGTGCATTGACGTCTGGCTCTGCTCTAGCACCACGTGTCTGCTCTGCCACGCCTTGCTCTTCACGAATGCCCACACCACCGCAGACACATCGTCTGTCgaggatgagaagaagcagtaGGAGGCGCTAAACATGGCCACAAGCAACGTCATGCTCCCTGTCAGGCTCGGCTGGTTCAAGAACACCATCACTAGAGACGTTGCCCTCGGCGGAGCCGGGTCCCTCCCTGTCATTGCTAGAGCATCCACATCCTCCACCAACGCGTGCGACACTCCAGCACTACGGCGGACCAAAACAAGGATTTAAGCGCCACATGGACCAAAATAGGGATTTATGCACCACATCGAATCAAAACCAACTTAGATTCGGCTCTTGAGGGTTCCACATCCAGTTTTCAAACACAAGGGAGGTTCTATTTCTGTATTTCGGTTGCAGTGGTATTTCAAATTGGACCAATAGGGGttaaaatgatttttttctgaaaaaagtATTGCCATGCTAACAAGGCCCACCGATATAGGTCATAGGCCCCAGCCCATTATTGCCAGCCAGCCAAGCCCACTTGAGGCAGAGAAGCCCAGTAGTTGCACGAACTCATTCTCCTCCGGCGGGCAGCGGCCGCAGAAGATCCGCGGAGCGACGCGGTCCCACCCCGCAGCGTCACGCGGGATCCGTAGGCGTAACGACGAATCCACCCACCGCCGGATCCCCCACCACGTCGAGACATATCGAGAGCCCCCTTCCCAATGGCGCCGAGATCCCCGGCCCGGCGCCGCTGAGCGAGCCACGGGCCTCCAGATACGCGACCGCGCGCCGGCCGTCCCGCAGGTGAGCTCGCGCTCGTCTCCCGGAGTCCCCAATCCCCTTGAAATGCCCCGGGGTTCTTGTCAAATTAGGCGGTCCAGCTTGCTTAGTTGCTTCCTTCCCGAGTAATCGCGCAAGAGTAGCTGCGGCCAATTGCTGCCGGTTCGAGGGGATTAGGTCGCTATCCGCGGGTCAAGTGTAGCTGCAGCTGCGGGCGTAAGTTGTGTGTGTGTTCAGCTGTCTGGATGCCTGCACTTCGTTTTCGACCTCCTGGGGTGTGCTCGTGTTCACATAGTCACATTCCCATTTCCCAGCTAGTTGAACAGCTCGGCGTGTGCTAAGGATTTTCGGTGCTGGAGTAATGGGTTGGTGGCTTCTGGGAGTGCCATTCCAGTTCCAGATTCTGTTGGTTTGTCAACGCCCATGGTTGGTGTCGTGCATGCAGCGGTGAAGCTAAAATTAGCCAAAATGGTGATTTTGCAGTGTTGCCGTTTGACGCATGCAGGGAGAGCCAATCAACCGCATTTAGTGTTTCAAGCTTGCTGGAGCATAGTTCCACTTGCCTCATGCTATAGTTTAACTGCTTAATATAGCAGGTCAGTGGACAAGTTTTAACGAAAAATTTATGGTCACCGACAGCATACCTCTAAGTTTAGAACTTCAAATTTACTGTCTACTTTACTCTCTGGGGCATGAAGCGGGTTCATGTAGGTTCAATTCGTTGCTGCAGTTTAAATTCCTATAGATATAGGTCATGCATGCTTTGCGTCGACTTACGTGTCACTACTTTAATCGCAGTTGAAGCCCAGGAAGTTGTTCTCTACTCAAGGAAGACATGGCCCATGTGTCGTTCAAAACCACGGAAGTGGACGGCGGTCTGTCCCGGTGGTCGGAGTACCTGAGTGCTGAAGAACCGATTCCTTCAGCGTTGGCAAGCTGGAGGAACATGGGTGTTGATGGGCCGCAAGGCTCTTCCGCTGGGAGCCAGAAACATCTCCAGATGGAGCCGGTGGTTCAGCTATCGAAGGTCGCAGAGGGGTTGCTGGCCAAAATGTACAGGCTGAATGGCATCTTGGACTACCCAGATccaaacacacacacattttCGGATGCATTTTGGAAAGCTGGTGTCTTTCcgaatttcccaaaaatttgcaTCACTTTGTCGAAGAAATTTCCTGAGCATCCAAACAAGCTGCAGCTGGAAAGGGTAAGAATTCAGTTTTATTCAACTGCTCGCAGGTCTTTTTTCTTCCTACCCAAAGTTTTCTCAATCCCATTGATGGTGGTGACTCAAATGCTTTGCAGGTAGATAAGTtttctcttgatgctttgaacGAAAATGCTGAAGGTTACATGCACAACCTTGAGCAATGGATCCTGGTATGTGCCAAGCATATCAATCGATCTTAACCATTAGGGAAAAAAAGTTCTACGTTAATGAAATATGTGTTGCAATTCGAAACTTAAATGTATCATATATTCATATGGCCCAAGTCTGCACTTAATTGTGGATATGGATTACATTAAGTAACCTATGGGTTTGTTGCTGTATTCTGCACTCCTGTAACCAAGCATCATTGCTGGAACTTTTAGGTCATAATACCTGACATACCATTATTCTGTACTATTCATTGCACTGGCTCATTTTCCATTTGCGGGTTCACCTGAAACATTTTTCAAACTTGTATTGGTCGGAAATGACATCCATGTAGGTCGCACATGCTAGCACTGGCGGCCTGTTTTTTGATAGCATAACTGTGTTGTCCCCATATCTGCTTGAGTGTCAAACTATGCTTACAATTTTTTGATAGCGTATGAACCAGAAAAAAAACTTTGCTTGTAATTTCCAAAAGGCTTGTAAAAATATGTACCAACCATGGTACCATAGCTGGAATGAAGCACTGTGCGCATAGCAGCCTGAAAATGGGTGTACATCCCATTGGTACATTCCGCTAACCTTTCTATTTCTGAACAATGTATTTAGAAATAGCTAACTTGTTATGCTAGTTTATTTCCTTCTATTCCCCTTGACTATTTTTTTCCACATTTTGCTAATTTTGTTCTAAATGTCATCCCTTTAGTTGCTTCTTGATTTGCTGGCATTTCGTGAACAAGCTTTGCGACTTATTTTGGATTTGAGCAGCACGGTCATAACCTTGCTGGTAAGGGATCTCGTCTTGATTGAAATAACTTACCGATTTTGTCTATGTAACTGATCACATTCCCACCATTTTCACAGCCACATCAGAATTCTTTAATTCTTCATGCTTTTATGGATCTGTTTTGTTCATTTGTCCGAGTCAACCTTTTCTCTGACAAGgtaattatgtttttttttatctcattaTTATTTGAAATATGTAACTGCTCTAAATAGTAAATATTTTCCCCTTTTactaaattaatttccttcCTGAACTTCTGTTTGCAGATGCCAAGAAAGATGATCCTCCAGGTTTACAACATCTTGCACATCATGCGAAAAGGTGGTCGTGATTGTGAGTTTTATCACCGGTATGATTGCTACATTTTTGCAAACAGAAGTTCTCTCCACCTTCCAAAACCTTCTATTGTGATTTTATAGTTTATCATAATTTGGCATTTGTATGGGTCAGGTGCTGATGCGTTAAAAAGTTTCATGGAGAACAAGTACATACCATTCTTTATTAGTCAATCATGTGTGTTAATCAATAATTCTTGATTGTTCCTGAAAGAAGAAACAATATGCAGGCAATGCAAGACATAATTCAAAATTTGAAGGCCACTGTTCAGAATGTGCTGCTTTTTCAATATTGACACTTATGTAGTTTATTCATAAATGTAAATATCTGAATATCTTATCTACGGATTTAATATAAAGAAATAAGTCCACTTTTCAACTTCCAGCTATGACGTGAGTTCATTTTTCAACCTCCAACTCCAAAACTATCTAAAAGCCAGCCCTCAACCATTGAAACTATCTAAAAACAACCTCCTTGATTTCTAAAGTGGTTTTGGACCAATGTGGTGTCCACGAGGACATTTATAGACAACTCATCAAAGCTAACTCTGGGAAAAAAGTTATGGCCCCCATGTCATGCTCTAACATGCTTCTTCCTCCCAATCTTCTCTATCTCCAACTGGCGTGTGTACAGCTCGGCAGCCTTCTTGGCACCCTGTTGCCTTCGTCCTCCTTGCCCCCTTCTTTGCTCTAATCACAAAAAGAATTCTTGCCACAGCACCATAAACTagcaggaggagaagaagaatgcCACATGGATGCTGAGAGCCATGTGGTGATTTAGCTATACAGGACTAGGGAGGCTGTGGCAAGGAGCATGAGAGCGCTGGAGAGGGGGCTGTGGGAGCAAAGGCACCGCCATTGGGCGCTCATCTTGGTGGGAATAAGAGCTAGGGAGAGGGAGACGAAGAGAGAGTgagaaggaggggggggggggggctgccacatggttGCTAACGGGGCTAAATATTCCAAATCAGATCATCCACATGTGCGCCCTGTAGCTGTAAAACCACCCTGAAATGGGCTAAGGGGGTCGTGATTCTCATGGCTGGTGGTTGTGTTCTAGATGGTTTTGCAGTTGAAGGTTGAAAGTTGGACTCACGGCATAATTGAGGGTTGAATAATGAActtttttctaatataaatcAGTGGTGCATGTTTTTaacatattattatttgagaacTGTTAGCAGGAGTGGTACAAAGAGAGCAACCTGTGCACTTACTATTTAACTGCATTCCTGTGATATTCCTGTTGTGATGAATGGTTTCATCAATTCTTTCAAGCTACCCTATCATTTATTTTGTCATTCCTACTGCTTCATGAGATGCTTCTTCACTCACTGTTGTTTAACTGTGCACAGATTGGTTCAATTTGTGGACTCTTATGATCCACCTATCAAAGGGTTGCATGAAGATCTTAATTTTGTGAGCCCACGAATTGGAGAGGTGGTACTCATGTCATTCTACATCACAATAGTAATAAGTAGGAACCAAGCTTCATGCGCTATTTGTAGTGTTCAACCTCAGTTTGTAACCATGCAAGGCTACTTCTCCACTCATTTAGTACTATGATTGTGAAAAAGGTTGCAGAAAAGCATTTTAGAGTAATTTGCACACTCACactaatatgaatatatttggAAGACCAATTGTTTTTGTATACTGTCTTTGTTGCTTGGGTAGTTTCTTGAATTATCCATTTGTGTTACTTGTCATTTTTATTATCATTTTTTTCGTTGTATTCCATATCATATATCTCTGCTATTGTAGCTCAAAAGCATACAACTTAGATTTTGTTTGTTTTAACTCTTTATGTGTTTTGACTATAACGTTTTGTTCCTCAGGTCCTGGAGGCTGTTGGTCCAATTATCTTCCTATCAACTGATACAAAAAAGTTAAGAAATGAGGGTTTTCTCAGTCCATTTCATCCACGTTATCCTGACATCCTTACAAACTCTGCTCATCCGATGGTTAGTTGTTTCACTGGTTAGAAATGATATATCATCAAAGCTTTACATGTTAGTTAATTATTTTTCCACTACTATGATAAAGATGTATTAAAAGTTAGAGACTTAATGTCATTCTATTTCCTACCAGAGGGCCCAAGACTTGGCTAATGTCACATCATACCGTGAGTGGGTTCTTCTAGGATATCTTGTTTGTCCTGATGAGCTGCTTCGGGTGACCAGTATAGATGTTGCGATGGTATGCCATAAGCTTTTTCTTTGTTAGTTTCATGCTTTTTTGCCTGAAATGTATTGCACACATGTTAACTTAATAATTCATATGAATAAATTATATTGTATAATGTTTTCAGTGAACACTTTACACCCACCCACTGTGGCACACACATCCTCTTGTTTTCTCACCCTGCTGTATCATAATAACTCTTTCGTTCGTGTCCTGTAAGGCTCTGCTTGGTGTTGGGGTGGCTTTTCAAAAgcattatattttctaactttaGGTGGATCATTTAAGCATATTTCATGTAGCTGTAAGAGCAAAACTGTACAAGCATTAGTAAAGATTCACCTAGCTAAGATTCCACATAGCAGCACATCACATGACAACAACCACAAAGTAGCcttaatttgttttttcttcgtgATTTTCAGGTTGTTCTGAAAGAGAATTTAATACTCCCTCTGTTTAGAGATGAGGtaaaattaaaataatgtgGTAGCTGCTGTTAATTCTTTTTTGTTGCTATGCTAATTGAGTTTTTCATTTGTTCATGTAGTGCATCTTACTTCATGAGAATTATCAACTTTATGTCC
Protein-coding regions in this window:
- the LOC133896047 gene encoding mavicyanin-like; translated protein: MQMEMRALVLAAMAAVLQAAAAAVTTYTVGAPNGLWDLQTNYAEWVATKTFHPGDNITFTYSPELHDVVEVSKAGYDACSSINNVSAFRTGNDVVPLTAVGTRYFLCGLTGHCDSGMKIRVDVVAAAGSSPGPAAAAPTSAAASSATGIVGLGVLLVAVQDAIVSRALQFSIV